The Prevotella melaninogenica nucleotide sequence CATGGGAGGACCCTTATGAGAACTTTTTTATGAAAGAAGATTTCTATACTTATGCTTCTTTCTACAAAAATAATGTCTCAATAAGTACTGAAGATATCTCAAAACGACTATATGGACAGAGCTGGACACTTAAAGAGGAGTCTGATGCTATGTGGCGTATATATTCTAGCAAAGAAGGGAGGATAAAGGAAAAAGCTGTTAAGGTAAAAATAAAAGTAGATTCTCTTTTCAGTCTTGTATATACTGAAGACCACTGTATGGCAACAACAAGTATTGGAGAAGTGCAATATAAAACAGCAAATGAAATCGAAGAATGGAGAAACAGTTTGGAGAAGAAGAATCCCTCTATTGATTTCCCTAAGTTTTCAGAAAAATGTCTGTTTATGAAACGAGATTCTTTCCAGCATGAAGAAGAGGTGCGAATAATAATATCCGAGGCTACGGATAAGCCTGTAAAAGACTTCCTTGAATTTGATATTCCTAATATTAATATTTTTGAAGAATTCATATTAGATCCACGTCTTAATCAGGAGGATATTAAGGAAGCTATTCAGTTGATTTCTGGTTGTGGAGTTAAGAAAGAGCTGATAGAACGTTCTATATTGTATGATTTTGTTCCCAAATCTATCAAACTATAGAAGTTATAACCTTTAGAGTTGAGGGTGTGTCAAAATGCAAATACCATTTTGAAAATCTTACAGTTTGAAACAATCCAATTAAATATGACCATTTTTGTACTCGGTTTTGAGTAAAGAAATGATCTTTTCTTTGTCTTTAAAAGAATCCTACTTATAGATTGAAAGTTGTCAAGTTATTATTTTGCTTTTTGACACATCCTCTTTTTGAATAACGGAATATTATCGTGCGGAACCTAGATTATACGCGAGTTCGGGATAAAAAAAGCTTGAAAAAGTTGGTAATCTCGTCAAAAATTCGTATCCTTATAGGTGAAAATCAATAGATTACAAGATTTTTGAACGATGATTACCAAGGACAAATTTACTGAAATTTTCTGTATAACAATAGTCCGTTAAATATTATACTGCATCATCAGCGAAACTAAATATATCATTTATCCTTTCTTTATTTAATGGCGTGTTCGGGCTTTTCTCGAACGCGTCAATAATTCGTTGCGTGTAATAGGCATTAATCATCTTCGCTTTAAGGCGACCGATGGACGTACCAAGTTCCTTGCACATAATTTTCGCCACATTGAGTGCTGTGAATGAAGAGAGAGAGCCGAAAATACTTCCATGGCTGAATGCTTTGCCGCTACTTCCACGTTTGCCCAATACAGATTTGGTAAGTTTTTCAAAGCCCAACTTTGAGAAAACGTCCATAAATGATAAATTCCACCGAAAGAAGTGATATTCTCGTTTTTAATAGCTATCTTTGCCATGTCAGTTTTTTGCTTACTTGTTATGTTTGCAGCACCAAGATAGGTGAAAATTCTGACATATCCAAGTGTTTTGAGAACTTTGTTTTTCAGGCACTTGGAGTTCTCACAAGAATTTATGCTGCGGAATTAAGGAATTTTATGTATTACCATAACTTAATACTTGTTCAAGATAAAATGAATGAAATCATCGAATATATTTTAGGAAAAGAGAATCTTCTTTTGGATATCTTCACCATTGTTTTCACTGTTATGTATTCATTATCTGTAATTCGCTTGTTAGGAAAGCTGAAAGCTCGAAAATTAGAACGGAAAAAGATATTTATTAATACTTTTATTAAGGGTATATCAGATAATACTATTGCAAATTCAACTGATTTATTGAATATATATTCTGGAATAACAAAATTGAGTCCCGAAGATTTAACAAACAGACAGGACTTAAATAAATGGCTTAGGGAGATTCTTGCTAAACTTATAAATAAAGAAGTTGGACAGGATTTAGTACAAGATAAAGTAATAGAAATAAAGGAAAAAATTACGAATTTCATTAAAGAAAACGAAACCACTAATCCTTATACAGACTTGCCAGATACAGAGCGAAGTATAATTAATGATTTGAGTGCATTTAATAAGTTAGGTGACCAAAATTCTATAAATAGAAAACTAAGCGAATTGAGTAGTGTTATTATTACTAGACATGAACAACAGAAGAAAATTGAAAATTTGAATAAATGGTCTATTCCGTTAGCAATTATAGGAATGGTTTTGACTATCATATTTGGGATTTTATCTATAATCTAACGTTAGTTTGATTAATTTGAACAAGTCTTGACTATTACAATTAATTCAATTTACCAAATTATTAACAACAATGTTTTCATCGAGTTCACGTCAAATATGTACTTTTTGATTATCGATTAAAGTATTTGGTATGCAAATAGAGTTTTGCAGAGTTCAATATTATAGAGATTTCGTAATCAAATGAGTAGTGATATCCTTGGGTACATGAGAACCACCACAGAAGTAGATACTCATGAGAGAACGGATGATTTCGCTGTACTGATAACCGAACGATCTACACCTTAGACCGAGGGTGGAGTCAAATTGCTCCATGATTGAAAATAATCCCCCAAAAGGAGTGAGTCTCTCAGATTTAATTTGTATCTTCGCCATGTCTATCGTCGGATCCTCTTGTTTTTTGCAACACTAAGATAAGTGAAAATTCTGACATGGCAAAATCCTGAGCAACTTTTTGTTGCTCAAGTACTTAAAAAGTTTAATTTATAATAGTGTTGCGGAATTAAGAAAAAATATGAATTCACAGTTTCCAATACTTGCATTAAACAGTAACATTACGCAGCTCATCAAAAAAATCCCTTCCGGTGGCATTTTAGAAAATATCAAGGAAGGACTTAACAATGAAATTCGTTTTATAGACCAAGATTGTCCTATTTC carries:
- a CDS encoding DUF2971 domain-containing protein → MSLTKCHIFIFLAFFLQRKYAIQTIINLMNQYCRTEKMRGLNPDTYVYKYIRLEYLLSMLKDQKLRVDKVSTWEDPYENFFMKEDFYTYASFYKNNVSISTEDISKRLYGQSWTLKEESDAMWRIYSSKEGRIKEKAVKVKIKVDSLFSLVYTEDHCMATTSIGEVQYKTANEIEEWRNSLEKKNPSIDFPKFSEKCLFMKRDSFQHEEEVRIIISEATDKPVKDFLEFDIPNINIFEEFILDPRLNQEDIKEAIQLISGCGVKKELIERSILYDFVPKSIKL